In one Phyllostomus discolor isolate MPI-MPIP mPhyDis1 chromosome 8, mPhyDis1.pri.v3, whole genome shotgun sequence genomic region, the following are encoded:
- the PIGW gene encoding phosphatidylinositol-glycan biosynthesis class W protein isoform X2: protein MSQKQMKEAFVSNHNGTSVLEVTQGLCLPVLCILCRGLLVILSQLSRSSHTWRARFFIDFVFLIVPLVTTLTILSSFIYLEHLAVIIFGAGLFYQIYHQRTCYARMPVQKILEKFSKISLESEYIPAISCFRVINSAFTAVAILAVDFPLFPRRFAKAELYGTGAMDFGVGGFVFGTAMVCPEIRKKCMEGSKFYSFTKSLYSVWPLVFLGMGRLIIIKSIGYQEHLTEYGVHWNFFFTLIVVKLITSLLLTFFPPNKSWVVAVSITVLYQLALDLTPLKRVILYGTDGRGTRAGFFNANREGIMSTLGYVAIHMAGVQTGSYVLKKRSHIKDWIKVACCILLTAVSLFVSLYIVQVNVEKVSRRMANLAFCIWIVASSLILLSSLLLGDIILSFAKFLIQGAVVPCSWKLIQSPATNKKHLEALVSEAERKKPSLCLITAINRNQLIFFLLSNITTGLINLLVDTLHSSTLWGLFVLCLYMFTNCLIIYTLHLQDKTIKFW from the coding sequence atgtctcagaagCAGATGAAGGAAGCTTTTGTCAGTAACCACAATGGAACCAGCGTGCTAGAAGTCACCCAGGGCTTGTGCTTGCCTGTGCTCTGTATCCTGTGCAGAGGGCTCCTGGTCATTCTCTCACAGCTCTCGCGTTCTTCACATACCTGGAGAGCTCGGTTCTTCATTGACTTCGTTTTCCTCATAGTTCCCCTGGTGACCACTCTGACCATTTTGTCTTCATTTATCTACCTTGAGCACCTCGCTGTAATTATCTTTGGGGCAGGGCTATTCTACCAAATATATCACCAGAGAACTTGCTATGCCAGAATGCCTGTCCAGAAAATCCTTGAAAAGTTCTCAAAAATTAGTCTAGAATCAGAATACATTCCAGCCATCTCCTGTTTCCGTGTAATCAACAGCGCATTTACTGCTGTTGCCATTTTGGCTGTGGACTTCCCACTTTTTCCCAGAAGATTTGCCAAAGCTGAGCTCTATGGCACAGGAGCAATGGATTTTGGTGTAGGAGGCTTTGTTTTTGGGACTGCAATGGTTTGTCCAGAGATTAGGAAAAAATGTATGGAAGGGtccaaattttattcttttacaaagTCATTGTACTCTGTTTGGCCATTGGTCTTTCTAGGAATGGGACGATTAATCATCATAAAATCCATAGGCTACCAGGAACATTTAACTGAGTATGGAGTTCACTGGAACTTTTTCTTTACCTTAATAGTTGTGAAATTGATAACATCACTGCTTTTGACtttctttcccccaaataaaTCTTGGGTTGTGGCTGTCAGTATTACTGTATTATACCAGTTAGCCCTCGACTTAACCCCATTGAAAAGGGTAATTTTGTATGGCACTGATGGCAGAGGCACAAGGGCTGGTTTCTTCAATGCCAACCGAGAAGGAATAATGTCTACCTTGGGGTACGTGGCAATACACATGGCTGGTGTACAAACAGGGTCATATGTGCTTAAAAAAAGATCACACATTAAAGACTGGATAAAAGTAGCATGTTGTATTCTACTGACAGCTGTTAGCCTCTTTGTATCTCTTTACATAGTTCAGGTAAATGTAGAAAAAGTATCTCGAAGAATGGCCAATTTAGCCTTTTGTATTTGGATAGTTGCTTCTAGCCTAATCCTTCTTAGTAGTTTATTACTGGGTGACATAATTTTGAGTTTTGCCAAATTTCTAATTCAAGGGGCTGTAGTACCATGTTCTTGGAAACTTATCCAGTCTCCAGCtacaaataaaaagcatttagaaGCTCTAGTCTCtgaagctgaaagaaagaaacccagtCTTTGTTTAATCACAGCTATAAACAGAAaccagttgatttttttcttgctgtcaAATATAACAACTGGCCTAATCAACCTGTTGGTAGATACATTGCACAGCAGCACCTTGTGGGGCTTGTTTGTGCTCTGCCTCTATATGTTTACCAACTGTTTAATTATATACACTCTACACTTGCAAGATAAGACTATAAAATTTTGGTGA
- the PIGW gene encoding phosphatidylinositol-glycan biosynthesis class W protein isoform X1, whose translation MLEMAWGAGGAWETSNTLGRTRARSAGPEAQATPRWPEARLGRRKLLAPASPRGKKKKMSQKQMKEAFVSNHNGTSVLEVTQGLCLPVLCILCRGLLVILSQLSRSSHTWRARFFIDFVFLIVPLVTTLTILSSFIYLEHLAVIIFGAGLFYQIYHQRTCYARMPVQKILEKFSKISLESEYIPAISCFRVINSAFTAVAILAVDFPLFPRRFAKAELYGTGAMDFGVGGFVFGTAMVCPEIRKKCMEGSKFYSFTKSLYSVWPLVFLGMGRLIIIKSIGYQEHLTEYGVHWNFFFTLIVVKLITSLLLTFFPPNKSWVVAVSITVLYQLALDLTPLKRVILYGTDGRGTRAGFFNANREGIMSTLGYVAIHMAGVQTGSYVLKKRSHIKDWIKVACCILLTAVSLFVSLYIVQVNVEKVSRRMANLAFCIWIVASSLILLSSLLLGDIILSFAKFLIQGAVVPCSWKLIQSPATNKKHLEALVSEAERKKPSLCLITAINRNQLIFFLLSNITTGLINLLVDTLHSSTLWGLFVLCLYMFTNCLIIYTLHLQDKTIKFW comes from the coding sequence gaagaagaaaaaaatgtctcagaagCAGATGAAGGAAGCTTTTGTCAGTAACCACAATGGAACCAGCGTGCTAGAAGTCACCCAGGGCTTGTGCTTGCCTGTGCTCTGTATCCTGTGCAGAGGGCTCCTGGTCATTCTCTCACAGCTCTCGCGTTCTTCACATACCTGGAGAGCTCGGTTCTTCATTGACTTCGTTTTCCTCATAGTTCCCCTGGTGACCACTCTGACCATTTTGTCTTCATTTATCTACCTTGAGCACCTCGCTGTAATTATCTTTGGGGCAGGGCTATTCTACCAAATATATCACCAGAGAACTTGCTATGCCAGAATGCCTGTCCAGAAAATCCTTGAAAAGTTCTCAAAAATTAGTCTAGAATCAGAATACATTCCAGCCATCTCCTGTTTCCGTGTAATCAACAGCGCATTTACTGCTGTTGCCATTTTGGCTGTGGACTTCCCACTTTTTCCCAGAAGATTTGCCAAAGCTGAGCTCTATGGCACAGGAGCAATGGATTTTGGTGTAGGAGGCTTTGTTTTTGGGACTGCAATGGTTTGTCCAGAGATTAGGAAAAAATGTATGGAAGGGtccaaattttattcttttacaaagTCATTGTACTCTGTTTGGCCATTGGTCTTTCTAGGAATGGGACGATTAATCATCATAAAATCCATAGGCTACCAGGAACATTTAACTGAGTATGGAGTTCACTGGAACTTTTTCTTTACCTTAATAGTTGTGAAATTGATAACATCACTGCTTTTGACtttctttcccccaaataaaTCTTGGGTTGTGGCTGTCAGTATTACTGTATTATACCAGTTAGCCCTCGACTTAACCCCATTGAAAAGGGTAATTTTGTATGGCACTGATGGCAGAGGCACAAGGGCTGGTTTCTTCAATGCCAACCGAGAAGGAATAATGTCTACCTTGGGGTACGTGGCAATACACATGGCTGGTGTACAAACAGGGTCATATGTGCTTAAAAAAAGATCACACATTAAAGACTGGATAAAAGTAGCATGTTGTATTCTACTGACAGCTGTTAGCCTCTTTGTATCTCTTTACATAGTTCAGGTAAATGTAGAAAAAGTATCTCGAAGAATGGCCAATTTAGCCTTTTGTATTTGGATAGTTGCTTCTAGCCTAATCCTTCTTAGTAGTTTATTACTGGGTGACATAATTTTGAGTTTTGCCAAATTTCTAATTCAAGGGGCTGTAGTACCATGTTCTTGGAAACTTATCCAGTCTCCAGCtacaaataaaaagcatttagaaGCTCTAGTCTCtgaagctgaaagaaagaaacccagtCTTTGTTTAATCACAGCTATAAACAGAAaccagttgatttttttcttgctgtcaAATATAACAACTGGCCTAATCAACCTGTTGGTAGATACATTGCACAGCAGCACCTTGTGGGGCTTGTTTGTGCTCTGCCTCTATATGTTTACCAACTGTTTAATTATATACACTCTACACTTGCAAGATAAGACTATAAAATTTTGGTGA